GGAGAGGGAAGGGGCCCCGCGTCCGCGAGCCCCGCGTCCGGCATCCCCGCCTCCCTGGCTGGAGGCGTGGTGCCCGCGTCGACCGGCGTGGGCGTTTCCGCAGGTGGCGTGGGGGCGCGGCGTGATTCCGTGCAGGCAAGGCACGTGGCGAGGACACAGGCGGACAGGAGGAGGGCACGGTTCATGACGCGTGCGTTGTAGACCAGTTCCTCCGCTCCTTGTCGATCTCGGCGCGCCATCACAGGATTCGAGTCGATGATTCCAACCCTTTGATAACATCTTGGCACGCCATGCCAGAAACAAAGATGGGCACGCTGGTCTCATACTTGGCGGTAGCCCTGTGCCTGCGGCTCGCTCCGGCGTGTGTCACCATCGACGAGTCTTCTCAAGGTGCTCGTGGCCCTGGGCGAGCCGAGACCGTTCGCGTCACTCCGCTGCCGGATGGCAGGCTCCTGCTATCTTCTCCGCCCCTTCCTTCAGAGTCGGCCTTCCCGCACGTCTCCATTGAGGACGCTCGCAGGGTGCTCGCCCAATTCCGTGAGGAACTCGCCTATCTGGAGCCCAGCCTGCATCCAAGAGCGGGCGTCGGACTCTGCTCTGTCCCCCAGGGTCTGGTGTTGCCGGGGCAAGCTCCAGATATCCAGTTTGTCTCCTCTTCTGGTGTCTCCTTCCAGCCCTCCCCTCTGGAGCGCACGCTGCGCGAGCAGTTCATCGAGCGTTATGGCGAGCCGCTGTTTCCCCTCCCTCCTTGCCTGGAGGGCAGCCCCCTCGTCATGGCGCTGCGCCTGTCTCCCCAGTACATGCCCCAGGGCGTACGTGAGGGGGTCGAAGAGCTCGTGAAGGACCCTGCCTTCCTCGCAAGCATGGCCATGGCCCTTGTCCTGTATGGCCTCGCCTGGGTGACGCCCGAGCCCATCTTCACCAAGGCGTTCGCCGCCTCCGTTACCGTGGTGCTCCTCACGGTCTTCTCTGTCGCGGAGCTCACCCACTTCGGTATGGTGGCTTTCCACCTCTACCAGAGCGTTCAGGATGCTCGAAGCCTGAAGGAAGTCGAAGCAGCCGCCGAGCGCTTTGGCAGTTACCTGGGCGGCGCTGGAGTCCGCATCCTCGCCTTCTTGGCGATGCGGGGGGTTGGAAAGAACGTGCAGGTTTCTCAAGGTGGGTTGTGGAAGCTGTTGCCTCGCCGTCTGTCCCTGCCGGGGGGATACAGTTGGAGCAACGTTACCCTCGCCCAGGCCGTGTCGGCCGAGGGGACCCTCCTCGTTACAGGGGTGGCCGCCAGTACAGCCAGCTCTGCGCTGCGCAGTGCCTGCAAGGAACTCTCGGACAAGGCGCCTGGTTATTCGCGCCATCACCTGGCCACCAACAAGAACGATGATTCCAATGTGCGAGGTGGCCCGTGGACGCCACGCTTCGAGAGGATCTTCGCCAAGGCGGGCATGAACCTCGACGACGATGCGAACAAGGTGAACCTGCTGGGGCACTTCGGTCCTCACCCTGAAGAATATCACGAAGAAATCTTCAGGCGGCTCGAGGACGCCATCCGGTTCTGTAGAACACAACAGCAATGCAGGTCCAGGCTGTTGGAGGAACTCAAGAGGATTGCGGATGAAGTCTGCACTCCTGGCTCACGACTCCACGGTCTGATCGCGAAACCCAGGGACTGAAATGGGCGAATCCATTCGATATCATGAGCTGTTTTTCGACTCACGCATCCGAGAGCAGTGGGTCCTGTCGGATCCCATCGACGAGTATGGCGAGGAACTCGACCCCTGGCAGTTCTTCGGCGGACACACCCTCGCGTTGAGAGGGACGCCTCGAATACCCCTGGCTGCTCCTGGGCGCGCGCTCGACTTCAGCTTCACGACGCTCAGCATCCCCATCGTTCATGGCCGGCTCGTTCCCCTCTTCGAAGGTCTCGGTCTCCAGCAACAGATACAATTCATCCCGGTTGAGGTGGTGGGCCAGACGGCGCCCTACTTCATCGCCAACGTTCTTCGCATCATCCCCTGCATCGACGATGCTCGGTGCGAGAGGGTTGAATATTGGAAGCCCGAAGACGGAGCACCTGACAGGGTAGGCGACTACCGCCTTGTCAGGGGCTTACGTATTGATACGAGCAAGGTGGGTGATGCCGACATCTTCCGGCCCAATGGATGGAGTTCCGTCCTTCTCGTCTCCGAGCGTCTCAAGCAGGCACTGGATGACCCTCGGCTTGGAGGGATCCGCTTCACCGAAGTCTGAGATGACGGGATGGGAACCGGGCCGCCAGACTCACACCCGGGTCATCGTCAGCCGGGCCAGGGACGTGCGGCCCGCGATCGTCGTGTCGCGTCCGGGCAGCCACACGGTGACGGTGGCTCCTCCGCCCTCGCGGTTCTCGATGCGCAGCCGCCCCCGGTGCGCGTCGATGATCTCCCGGCACAGCGCCAGTCCCAGCCCCGTGCCCTTCTCCTTCGTCGTGTAGAAGGGCAGCAGGGCGTTCTGTAGCACCTCGGGCGTCAGTCCCCGCCCCCGGTCGTGCACGCGCAGCCGGAAACCTCCCTCGGCCTCGTCGACCTCCAGCGCCACGGACTCGGGCGGCCCGCCGGACTCCTGGGCGTTCTTCAGCAGGTTGATGAGCACCTGCTCCACCTGCGCCGCGTCGAACCATCCCGGCTTGCCCGGCGGCGGTGCGAAGGTCGCCTGGGGATACAGGGCCTGCAACCCCGAGAGCAGCCGCGGCCACTCGACCACCCCCTGCCGGGGGCGCGGCAGCTTGGCGAAGCGCGCATAGCCATCCAGGAAGGTGCGCAGGTGCGTGGTGCGCTCCTCGAGCGTGTCCAGCACGCGCGCCAGCTTGCCGAGCTGTTCGGGGTTCTGGGAGATGAGCCGCGCCGAGTGCAGCAGCGAGGAGATGGGCGCCAGCGAGTTGTTCAGCTCGTGGCTCATCACCCGGATGACCTTCTTCCAGACATCCACCTCCTGGCGCGACAGCTCCTGGGTGAGGTGCTTCACCATGAGCAGCGTGTGCGGCTCGCCGGCGAAGTCGAAGTCGCGCTTGGACAGGTGGAACGTCTCGCTCTCCTTGTTCACCTCCACCGTGAAGAGCTCGTCGCTGTCCGTGAGGAGCGCCTGGCGCAGGGCCGCGGGGGCGGCCTGGAGCATGGAGAGGAAGTTCTGCCCCTCGACGGCGCGGCCCTCGAAGAAGAGCTCGCGGGCGGTGGCGTTGGTGAAGGCGATGTGGCCCGAGTCGCCATACAGCACGATGGCCATGGGCACGCCCTCCACCACGGTGCGCAGCAGCTTCCCCTGTCCGGCGGCCTGGGCTCGCACGGCCCACGCCAGGAGGCCGAGTCCCAGCAGCACGCCCAGGCCCGCTCCCACGAGCGTCCACACGGCGGAGCCGGTGGTCAGTGCGAGCGTGGTGCCGGGCAGCACCGCGAGGACGAGCGCCGCCGCTCCGGGTGCCAGCTTGCGCAGCAGGGGCGGGACACGGCGTGTGGAGGTGGAGGACGCGGGGACGTTCTTCGAGGAGAGCACGAGAGGATTCCGGAAGGAGGATCAGCCCTTGAGACGGCGCTCCACGCTGAGGCCGAGCCGCTCCATGCGCCGGTAGAGGGCTTGCCGGCTGAGGCCGAGCTGGGCGGCGGCGCGCGACACCACGCCCTGGGCCTCGGCGAGCGCCCGCTCCACGGTGGCGCGCTCCTGTGCCTCTTCCTCGGAGAGCGCGGCGGGAACGGGGGCGTGCTCGGAGGCGGACTTCTCCGGCTGGCCGGCCTCGGACAGCCCGAGGTCCGCCGCCTCCAGGGTGGTCCCCTTGCGCACCAGCACCGCGCGTTGAATGCGGTTCTGCAACTCGCGCACGTTGCCCGGCCAGTCGTGGGCCAGCAGCGCCTGGCGCGCGCTGGCGCCCAGGTGCAGCGCCTCGCCCTCGGGCTGGAAGTGCTGGAGGAAGTGCTCGGCGAGCACCGGTACGTCCTCGGGCCGGTCCTTCAGCGCGGGGAGCTTCACCTCGATGACGGCGAGCCGGAAGTAGAGGTCCTCGCGGAAGTTGCCCTCCTGGATGGCCCTGGGCAGGTCCACGTTGGTGGCGCTGATGACGCGCACGTCCACCTTGCGCGTCACGTTGCTGCCCAGCCGTTGGAACTCGCCCAGCTGCAGCACGCGCAGCAGCTTCGCCTGCCCGGCCGGGGACAGGTTGCCAATCTCGTCCAGGAAGAGCGTGCCGCCATGCGCCTCCTCGAAGCGGCCCACGCGCAGCTTCATGGCTCCGGTGTAGGCACCGGGCTCGGCGCCGAAGAGCTCGGCCTCCAGCAGCTGGTCCGGCAGCCCGCCGCAGTTCACCTTCACGAAGGGTCCGGCCTTGCGGCGCGAGTTGGCCTGCACCATCTCCGCCACCTGCTCCTTGCCGGCGCCATTGGGGCCGCTGATGAGGACGGGCACGTCCGCGGGGGCCACCTTCACCACCAGTGAAACCACCTCGTGCATGGTGGGGCTCGCGTAGATGACGCCGCGCAGGTCGTGCTTGCGCGCCAGCTCCGCCCGGGCCCTGGCGCCCCCCGCGCGCAGGCGCGTGTTCTCCAGCGACAGCTCCCGCAGCCTCATCAGGTTCTTCACCGTGTTGACGAGCTTGGTGTCGTCCCACGGCTTGGCCTGGTAGTCGCTCGCGCCCTCCTTGATGAGCTGCACCGCCATCTCCAGCGACGTCCACGCCGTCATCGCCACCACGGGCAGGTCGGGATCCAACCGCTTGATGTCCCGCAGCAGTTGGAGTCCCTCGTGACCGGAGGTGGTGGCCTCGGTGAAGTTCATGTCCTGCACCACCACTCCCACATCCTCCGCCGCTACCAGGTCCAGCGCTTCCTGGGGCGAGCTGGCCACCAGCGTGGGCAGTCCGTGCAGATCGAAGAGGACTTCCAGCGCGGTGCGCACCGCCGCCTGGTCGTCCACGATGAGCGTCTTGAGCATTGCGGTGTCACTGTACACTGCCAGACAGAAGGAGGGGTTTGAGCTAAGTTGTCCGCACCATGAGCGAAGTGCTCCCTCCCTCTCTCGGTGCCGCGGCGGGCCTGCCCGCGCCGTCCGTGTCCTCGAGCCGCACCGAGGATGGGCGTGCGTTGCTCCAGGAGCGGCTGGGGTTTTTCGGGAAGGTGTGCTTCCTCATCGACCTGCTCTACTACCCCCTGTTCCACCTGGCGATCGCCCTGGATCCCCGGGTGGACCTCCGGACGGCGCTCAAGAGCCTCTTTTCCTTCGAGGCGCTGGGCGAGTACTCCGTCTTCGGGTGCATCTGGCTGCTGTGCCGCACCGGCAGGCGCTCGTGGAAGGCGCTGCGGGCCATCGAAACGGTGGGCGTGCTGCTGATGGGCACGGTGGTGGCGAGCTGGCCCTTCCTCCACCCCTATCCGGTGGCGGGCATCTACGAGATGTTGCTGGCGTTGGTGGCGCTCCTCAGCCTGCGGGCCATCCTCGTGCCGAGCAGTGCCCGGCGCACGCTGCTGCTGAGTGGTGGCGCGTGCGGCATCGGGATGCTGTCCACCCTCGTCGCCATGCGGTTCCGCGACGCGGCGCCCCTGTCGCCCATCAGTCAGGTGCTGCTGGCGCTGTGCTGGTTCTTCGTGGCGGTGGCGTTCAGCACGGTGGCCACGGCGGTCATCTACGGGCTGCGCAAGCAGGTGCGCGACGCGCACAAGCTGGGGCAGTACACGCTGCTGCAACGGCTGGGTGCCGGAGCCATGGGCGAGGTGTTCCTGGCCAGCCACGCCCTGCTGCGCCGCCGCACCGCCATCAAGCTGCTGCGCGCCGACACGGATGGCCAGGGCCTG
The genomic region above belongs to Archangium lipolyticum and contains:
- a CDS encoding AHH domain-containing protein is translated as MLAQFREELAYLEPSLHPRAGVGLCSVPQGLVLPGQAPDIQFVSSSGVSFQPSPLERTLREQFIERYGEPLFPLPPCLEGSPLVMALRLSPQYMPQGVREGVEELVKDPAFLASMAMALVLYGLAWVTPEPIFTKAFAASVTVVLLTVFSVAELTHFGMVAFHLYQSVQDARSLKEVEAAAERFGSYLGGAGVRILAFLAMRGVGKNVQVSQGGLWKLLPRRLSLPGGYSWSNVTLAQAVSAEGTLLVTGVAASTASSALRSACKELSDKAPGYSRHHLATNKNDDSNVRGGPWTPRFERIFAKAGMNLDDDANKVNLLGHFGPHPEEYHEEIFRRLEDAIRFCRTQQQCRSRLLEELKRIADEVCTPGSRLHGLIAKPRD
- a CDS encoding imm11 family protein, which translates into the protein MGESIRYHELFFDSRIREQWVLSDPIDEYGEELDPWQFFGGHTLALRGTPRIPLAAPGRALDFSFTTLSIPIVHGRLVPLFEGLGLQQQIQFIPVEVVGQTAPYFIANVLRIIPCIDDARCERVEYWKPEDGAPDRVGDYRLVRGLRIDTSKVGDADIFRPNGWSSVLLVSERLKQALDDPRLGGIRFTEV
- a CDS encoding sensor histidine kinase, with product MLSSKNVPASSTSTRRVPPLLRKLAPGAAALVLAVLPGTTLALTTGSAVWTLVGAGLGVLLGLGLLAWAVRAQAAGQGKLLRTVVEGVPMAIVLYGDSGHIAFTNATARELFFEGRAVEGQNFLSMLQAAPAALRQALLTDSDELFTVEVNKESETFHLSKRDFDFAGEPHTLLMVKHLTQELSRQEVDVWKKVIRVMSHELNNSLAPISSLLHSARLISQNPEQLGKLARVLDTLEERTTHLRTFLDGYARFAKLPRPRQGVVEWPRLLSGLQALYPQATFAPPPGKPGWFDAAQVEQVLINLLKNAQESGGPPESVALEVDEAEGGFRLRVHDRGRGLTPEVLQNALLPFYTTKEKGTGLGLALCREIIDAHRGRLRIENREGGGATVTVWLPGRDTTIAGRTSLARLTMTRV
- a CDS encoding sigma-54-dependent transcriptional regulator, giving the protein MLKTLIVDDQAAVRTALEVLFDLHGLPTLVASSPQEALDLVAAEDVGVVVQDMNFTEATTSGHEGLQLLRDIKRLDPDLPVVAMTAWTSLEMAVQLIKEGASDYQAKPWDDTKLVNTVKNLMRLRELSLENTRLRAGGARARAELARKHDLRGVIYASPTMHEVVSLVVKVAPADVPVLISGPNGAGKEQVAEMVQANSRRKAGPFVKVNCGGLPDQLLEAELFGAEPGAYTGAMKLRVGRFEEAHGGTLFLDEIGNLSPAGQAKLLRVLQLGEFQRLGSNVTRKVDVRVISATNVDLPRAIQEGNFREDLYFRLAVIEVKLPALKDRPEDVPVLAEHFLQHFQPEGEALHLGASARQALLAHDWPGNVRELQNRIQRAVLVRKGTTLEAADLGLSEAGQPEKSASEHAPVPAALSEEEAQERATVERALAEAQGVVSRAAAQLGLSRQALYRRMERLGLSVERRLKG